From Halotia branconii CENA392, the proteins below share one genomic window:
- a CDS encoding DUF3131 domain-containing protein has product MLYKHHQQKLWRWIALFLVGTFLQLLFYIPTPVLSQNSSSCSNITAPLTPEEQTYAREAWQYFVKNYQPATGFTNSTGGYPSGTLWDMGNYLMALNAARWLNLTDQADFDSRLNKFLTSLSSLKLFEDALPNKVYNAATGQMVDYGNNPIERGIGWSALDIGRILAAFDVIRTCHPQYNDWLKGIVAKWQVGRSLKDEQLYGATVLPDGKTLLVQEGRLGYEEYGARGYQLWGFSAPKALAFEPYKMVEINGVQIPVDTRDFQSTNANNYIVSESYILDGIEFGLQGELADFAARVLDVQKRRYDATGQLTAVTEDNIDQAPYFLYNTVYANGQNWATITDNNQPYPQFRSLSTKAAFGWRYLFPDNAYAQKIFDAVKDLRSPDESGYYAGIYEESKQPNKALTGNTNGLILEILYYKARGNRPLIASAVANTPVKPPSNNTAATPAPTPTTQTPTPANTSKVEEVTVAPTPPTNTSKVEEVTVAPIPPVDSPESSTFKLTRPLTVVERRYAEAAWRYFQANYHSKSGLIDDRSDFKGATLWGLGDYLAALHAARSLDIISAKEFDQRTRHLLGALGKLPLFAGELPNRGYDTRSLQPVDYGGNSLPQGNGWSALDLGRMLAALYNLKSYHPEYTKAVDQIVLDWSYLRVVRDGILSSATVTKDKQGRYLTRVKPETRLGYEEYAARAFQLWGFDVAGSAVGGEYQTALVEGVKVAIQRQRTDTNSQVNQYTVSNPFLLYSLEFGLDPKMRSLFEPVFQAQAERYRRTKILTASATTLIDRKPYTVHSAIIGQGKPWSALGDDGQTVAKGRMVSTAVAFAYHALLPENQYSQKLLQGVTDLYNPLAGFYEGFYETTGKTAIGFTNSTNSMILQSLLYTVMNRQPLIRPIAAMKSLWWQTITQGDSGRGLPRVAKSKVRLISDSYGSYWGSSSENTRVSK; this is encoded by the coding sequence TGGGGGTTATCCTTCCGGTACGCTCTGGGATATGGGGAATTACCTCATGGCGTTGAATGCGGCGCGATGGTTGAATCTGACTGACCAAGCAGACTTTGACTCTCGTTTGAATAAGTTTTTGACGAGTCTGAGCAGTCTTAAATTATTTGAAGATGCCTTACCGAATAAAGTTTACAATGCAGCTACCGGGCAGATGGTTGATTATGGTAATAATCCTATAGAAAGGGGTATTGGTTGGTCTGCTTTAGATATAGGTCGGATATTAGCGGCGTTTGATGTGATTCGTACTTGCCACCCACAATATAATGATTGGCTCAAAGGAATTGTAGCAAAATGGCAGGTAGGGCGATCGCTTAAAGATGAACAACTTTACGGTGCTACTGTTTTACCCGATGGCAAAACATTATTAGTGCAAGAAGGACGACTCGGTTACGAAGAATATGGCGCAAGAGGTTATCAGCTTTGGGGTTTTTCTGCACCCAAAGCTCTGGCTTTTGAACCATATAAAATGGTGGAAATTAACGGTGTGCAAATTCCTGTTGATACACGCGATTTCCAAAGCACTAACGCGAATAATTACATTGTTAGCGAATCTTATATCCTCGATGGCATCGAATTTGGCTTGCAAGGTGAATTAGCTGATTTTGCCGCTAGGGTTTTGGATGTGCAGAAGCGACGGTACGATGCTACAGGTCAGTTAACGGCGGTGACAGAAGACAACATCGACCAAGCACCTTATTTTCTTTACAACACTGTTTACGCTAACGGGCAAAATTGGGCAACAATTACAGACAACAACCAACCTTACCCGCAATTTCGCAGTTTGAGTACCAAGGCGGCTTTTGGTTGGCGGTATCTTTTCCCAGATAATGCTTATGCCCAAAAGATTTTTGATGCAGTTAAGGATCTTCGTAGTCCTGATGAAAGTGGTTACTATGCTGGCATTTATGAAGAATCGAAGCAACCAAACAAAGCTTTAACAGGCAATACCAACGGGTTAATTTTGGAGATTTTGTATTACAAAGCTAGAGGAAATCGCCCGTTAATTGCCTCTGCTGTTGCTAATACACCAGTTAAACCGCCGAGTAATAATACTGCGGCGACACCTGCACCAACACCGACAACTCAAACTCCAACTCCCGCTAATACTTCTAAAGTTGAAGAGGTAACAGTTGCACCCACTCCACCAACGAACACTTCTAAAGTTGAGGAAGTAACAGTTGCACCTATTCCTCCAGTGGATAGTCCAGAGTCATCTACCTTCAAACTAACTCGACCTTTAACAGTAGTGGAAAGGCGTTATGCAGAGGCAGCATGGAGATATTTTCAAGCAAATTATCATTCCAAGAGTGGACTAATTGACGATCGCAGCGATTTTAAAGGAGCAACTCTTTGGGGATTGGGAGATTATTTAGCCGCACTTCATGCAGCGCGATCGCTTGATATTATTTCTGCAAAGGAATTTGACCAGCGCACTCGCCATCTGTTAGGAGCTTTAGGTAAACTGCCCTTATTTGCTGGCGAATTACCTAATAGAGGTTATGATACGCGATCGCTCCAACCCGTTGATTACGGCGGTAACTCACTTCCCCAAGGTAACGGTTGGTCAGCCCTTGATTTAGGCAGAATGTTGGCAGCACTGTATAACTTAAAAAGCTATCATCCAGAGTACACCAAAGCAGTTGATCAAATTGTCTTAGATTGGTCATACCTGCGAGTCGTCCGGGATGGTATTTTATCCAGTGCTACTGTCACCAAAGATAAACAAGGGCGATACTTGACCCGCGTTAAGCCTGAAACCCGCTTAGGTTATGAAGAATATGCGGCGCGTGCTTTTCAATTATGGGGCTTTGATGTTGCAGGTTCTGCTGTTGGGGGTGAATATCAAACTGCATTGGTAGAAGGAGTGAAAGTTGCTATTCAACGCCAGCGCACAGATACCAATTCCCAAGTTAACCAATACACAGTTAGCAATCCTTTTTTACTTTACAGCTTAGAGTTTGGACTAGATCCAAAAATGCGATCGCTCTTTGAGCCAGTTTTTCAAGCGCAAGCCGAACGTTACCGTCGCACTAAAATTCTCACAGCCTCGGCTACTACCCTCATAGACCGCAAACCTTACACCGTCCACAGCGCCATTATCGGACAAGGTAAGCCTTGGTCAGCTTTAGGAGATGATGGGCAGACTGTAGCTAAAGGGCGAATGGTAAGTACAGCAGTAGCTTTTGCTTATCATGCGCTACTACCAGAGAATCAATACAGTCAAAAATTACTCCAAGGTGTAACTGACTTATATAACCCTTTAGCGGGTTTCTATGAAGGCTTTTATGAAACTACAGGCAAAACAGCAATTGGTTTTACAAACAGCACCAACAGTATGATTTTGCAATCTTTGTTGTATACAGTTATGAATCGCCAACCCTTAATTCGTCCAATTGCTGCGATGAAATCTCTGTGGTGGCAAACTATTACTCAAGGAGATTCAGGTCGTGGTCTACCAAGGGTGGCGAAATCAAAAGTTAGGTTAATTTCGGATAGTTACGGAAGTTACTGGGGGTCTAGTAGTGAAAATACCAGAGTCTCAAAATAG